The nucleotide window AGAAGATGAAGAGCATAAAGACGGATTCTATCTAAGACCTACAATCTTTGCCGATGTTAAAAATGATATGCGTATAGCACAGGAAGAAATTTTCGGACCTGTTGTAGTAATTGAGAAATTCCATAGTGAAGAAGAAGTTATAAAAATGGCTAATGACAGTATATACGGTCTTGGAGGAGGACTTTTCACTCGTGATCTGAATCGTGCAATAAGAGTGGCAAGAGCAATAGAAACAGGACGTATGTGGGTAAATACATATAACGCATTCCCTGCGGGAGCTCCTTTCGGAGGATACAAACAGTCGGGAATAGGCCGTGAAACTCATAAAATAATACTTGAACATTACACACAAATGAAGAACATTATAATAAACTTAAATGAAAAAACTATAGGAATGTATGAGACAAAATAAAAATTTTTAAGGGATGAATTGGGTACAGGTTCATCCCTGTTTCTGTTCGGTTGTAAAAGATTCAAAAGAAAGAGTATAAGGAAAAACAGTCAGTTATCAGGAGGACGGATATGATAGACAAAAAAATAAAAGAAAAATTCAAAGCAAATATTGATTTTCAAAAATTAGAAGAGAAAAAAGGAATTATAATATATTTGAATGACAAGTATATTTCAGGGGATAACAGAAAATATATGAAAATGTATAACAAACTTTCTGCATGGTATGATTTCGGAGAAAAGTGGATAGGTAAATTTGTATACGGTAATTCTGTTGAAAAAATGAGAAGAGATCTTATGAATCATTTGGAATGGAAAGAGGGAGCTTCAATTTTGTATGTTTCGATAGGTACAGGTAAAGACTTGAATTATATACCGAAAAATATAAATTTGAAATTGCTTGATATTACCGGAGCGGATATTTCTTTAGGTATGCTGAATAAATGTAATTCTGTCTGGAAAAATAAAACAAATATTTCTTTAGTAAATTGCTGTGCTGAAGATTTGCCGTTCAAAGATGATACTTTTGATATTGTTTTTCATGTAGGAGGAATAAATTTTTTCAGTGATAAAGAACAGGCTGTCAGAGAAATGCTTCGTGTTGCAAAACCGGGATCCAAACTTATGATAGCAGATGAAACAGCCGATTTTATTGAAAAACAGTATAAGAAAAGTATTTTTACAAAGA belongs to Pseudoleptotrichia goodfellowii and includes:
- a CDS encoding class I SAM-dependent methyltransferase, which encodes MIDKKIKEKFKANIDFQKLEEKKGIIIYLNDKYISGDNRKYMKMYNKLSAWYDFGEKWIGKFVYGNSVEKMRRDLMNHLEWKEGASILYVSIGTGKDLNYIPKNINLKLLDITGADISLGMLNKCNSVWKNKTNISLVNCCAEDLPFKDDTFDIVFHVGGINFFSDKEQAVREMLRVAKPGSKLMIADETADFIEKQYKKSIFTKKYYKNETVDLSEIEKCIPESVKDRSTELVWDKKFYCITFRK